From Leishmania braziliensis MHOM/BR/75/M2904 complete genome, chromosome 35:
CGTGGCTTCCAAGCAGCTCACCTGTATCACTTAGATACGAAGGCAAcacttcccccttctccccttttccgGCTTatcgctcctctttccttaGGTGCCTTTACATTTCCTCACGCTGACACAGTCGTGAAACTTACGTAGGTACCTTCTACATCGCTGCAAGGAGCAAGGTTATCAGGATGCTCAGCATTATCGCTCTTATGCTTGCGACGCTTGCTCTGCTTTGTCGCCATCGAAAGCGTGCGTACGCCCGACACACGGTTGGCTTCttgcacgcagcagcaggggcggGTGGGGGCGGTGAGCGTGTGCTGTGGGTCGCCTTGGATGgactgcagcacgcagaTGCGGTCAAAGGCGTTGAGCGGCAGTACGTAGTCTATACAAACGAATATAAACCAGCAGACCGGTCGTCGACGGAGTCATCTGATCAGCACCTCCTTTCACTGATCGAAAGTCAGTTTAGCATTCGCCTTCTTCGACCTGTGCGCTTCATCTACATGCGTCCCGCCTTGACCCGGTGGCTCAGCGGTGACGCATACCCACGTCTGACGTTGCTCTTGCAAACCTTCTGTGGCGGAGCGGCTCTCTTTTACGAGGTGGCGGTCGCAAATGCGGTGACACCGATAGTGGTGGAAACGGTTGGGGTCCCATTTGTTTACCCTCTGCTTCGACTTCTCGCCGGGTGCACGGTGATCTCCTACACGCATTACCCCATCATCTCCTCCGCCATGACCCAGCGCGTGCGTAGCGGAGAGGTGAGTCACACTAACTCGGTGACCGTGGCACAAAAcaggctgctgcgctgcgccaagGTGGTCTACTACGAGATGTTCACACTTCTGTATCGCTGCATGGGATTTTTCCCGAACATGGTCCTGACAAACTCATCATGGACACAGAGGCATGTGCAATCTCTTTTTTGGCCACGCACGTGCATTCGACTGTACGCGCCATGTGACGTCGCTCGCTTCGCCGCGGGGTCGCGGCCACCTGCGCTGCGCAACAACAGGATTGTCAGTGTCGGTCAGTTCCGACCAGAGAAGAAccacgtgctgcagctcgagGCCTTTcatgcagcagtgccgcggctgccgagGGATGCTAAGCTCGTTATGATCGGCGGTGCCCGCAACGCCGATGACCGAAAACGTGTTGCGCAGCTGAACGCCCGTGCAAAAGAGCTGGGTGTCGAGAAGCAGGTCGAGATACACGTGAATGCGGCAGTGACAGAGGTGTGGACTGAGCTGGGGAGCTGCGTCATCGGGCTTCACACGATGCGTGACGAGCACTTTGGCATTGTACTGCTCGAGTACCTTGCCGCCGGTTGCATCCCTCTTGGACACCGGAGCGGTGGTGTCGAGCTTGACATTATCAACTCGCCAGATTTGGGATTTCTGGCCGTTACAGCGGAAGAGTACACAGCGGCCAT
This genomic window contains:
- a CDS encoding putative alpha-1,2-mannosyltransferase, whose product is MLSIIALMLATLALLCRHRKRAYARHTVGFLHAAAGAGGGGERVLWVALDGLQHADAVKGVERQYVVYTNEYKPADRSSTESSDQHLLSLIESQFSIRLLRPVRFIYMRPALTRWLSGDAYPRLTLLLQTFCGGAALFYEVAVANAVTPIVVETVGVPFVYPLLRLLAGCTVISYTHYPIISSAMTQRVRSGEVSHTNSVTVAQNRLLRCAKVVYYEMFTLLYRCMGFFPNMVLTNSSWTQRHVQSLFWPRTCIRLYAPCDVARFAAGSRPPALRNNRIVSVGQFRPEKNHVLQLEAFHAAVPRLPRDAKLVMIGGARNADDRKRVAQLNARAKELGVEKQVEIHVNAAVTEVWTELGSCVIGLHTMRDEHFGIVLLEYLAAGCIPLGHRSGGVELDIINSPDLGFLAVTAEEYTAAMIEICEMRLHDPERYVQFQRRGSEHVKSFDDSNFRTRFVELVSKYVYAC